The following coding sequences are from one Eleginops maclovinus isolate JMC-PN-2008 ecotype Puerto Natales chromosome 11, JC_Emac_rtc_rv5, whole genome shotgun sequence window:
- the hsd20b2 gene encoding hydroxysteroid (20-beta) dehydrogenase 2 isoform X3, with protein sequence MSFSDVLTVVGGFTLALYLLKLSWRCWCGFRQFVLSEFWRVDVRTYGQWAVVTGATSGIGKAYASELAARGLDVVLVSRSDDKLQMVAKEIEQQYGRKTRTIQVDFNNGQSIYPVIAEELQGLEIGILVNNVGMLYSDHFAYFLEIPDSEQMTRLVLPCMIERERGLIINMSSEVGVRPQPLLSLYCATKIFVIYFSQCLHAEYKSKGITVQCVAPFMVSTNMTKNRTSNYLVRSASGFVREALNTVGRSSYTSGSLSHALQNIALTVLLPDWFRMSTFLIRKLRNKAEADQYDKTVCRETLDAKED encoded by the exons ATGTCGTTCTCTGACGTGCTGACCGTCGTCGGAGGATTTACTTTGGCCTTATACCTGCTGAAGCTGTCCTGGAGATGTTGGTGTGGATTCAGACAGTTTGTTCTGTCAGAGTTTTGGAGAGTGGATGTGAGGACTTATGGGCAGTGGGCAG TTGTCACCGGTGCCACGTCTGGCATTGGTAAAGCTTATGCCAGTGAG CTGGCAGCACGAGGACTGGATGTTGTTTTGGTCAGCAGATCTGACGATAAGCTTCAAATGGTTGCCAAAGAGATAG AGCAACAGTATGGACGAAAGACCCGCACCATCCAGGTGGACTTCAACAATGGCCAGAGTATCTACCCTGTTATAGCTGAGGAACTTCAGGGACTGGAGATTGGGATTCTTG TAAACAATGTAGGAATGCTGTATTCTGATCATTTTGCCTATTTCCTGGAAATACCAGATTCTGAACAG aTGACCAGACTGGTTCTTCCCTGCATGATCGAAAG AGAAAGAGGGCTGATCATCAATATGTCCTCTGAGGTTGGCGTCCGTCCCCAGCCTTTGTTGTCTCTTTATTGTGCCACGAAG atttttgtaatatatttctCTCAGTGTCTACATGCCGAGTACAAGTCAAAGGGAATCACAGTGCAG TGCGTGGCTCCCTTCATGGTGTCCACCAACATGACGAAAAACAGGACTTCCAACTACCTCGTGCGGAGCGCCTCTGGGTTCGTCCGCGAGGCCCTGAACACCGTGGGTCGCTCCAGCTACACCAGCGGCTCTCTGTCCCATGCTCTCCAG AACATTGCTCTCACAGTACTCCTGCCGGACTGGTTTCGTATGTCAACGTTCTTAATAAGGAAGCTACGAAACAAAGCCGAAGCCGACCAATATGATAAAACAGTGTGCAGGGAAACGCTTGATGCAAAGGAGGATTAG
- the hsd20b2 gene encoding hydroxysteroid (20-beta) dehydrogenase 2 isoform X2, with amino-acid sequence MSFSDVLTVVGGFTLALYLLKLSWRCWCGFRQFVLSEFWRVDVRTYGQWAVVTGATSGIGKAYASELAARGLDVVLVSRSDDKLQMVAKEIEQQYGRKTRTIQVDFNNGQSIYPVIAEELQGLEIGILVNNVGMLYSDHFAYFLEIPDSEQKITQVINCNMLSVPQMTRLVLPCMIERERGLIINMSSEVGVRPQPLLSLYCATKCLHAEYKSKGITVQCVAPFMVSTNMTKNRTSNYLVRSASGFVREALNTVGRSSYTSGSLSHALQNIALTVLLPDWFRMSTFLIRKLRNKAEADQYDKTVCRETLDAKED; translated from the exons ATGTCGTTCTCTGACGTGCTGACCGTCGTCGGAGGATTTACTTTGGCCTTATACCTGCTGAAGCTGTCCTGGAGATGTTGGTGTGGATTCAGACAGTTTGTTCTGTCAGAGTTTTGGAGAGTGGATGTGAGGACTTATGGGCAGTGGGCAG TTGTCACCGGTGCCACGTCTGGCATTGGTAAAGCTTATGCCAGTGAG CTGGCAGCACGAGGACTGGATGTTGTTTTGGTCAGCAGATCTGACGATAAGCTTCAAATGGTTGCCAAAGAGATAG AGCAACAGTATGGACGAAAGACCCGCACCATCCAGGTGGACTTCAACAATGGCCAGAGTATCTACCCTGTTATAGCTGAGGAACTTCAGGGACTGGAGATTGGGATTCTTG TAAACAATGTAGGAATGCTGTATTCTGATCATTTTGCCTATTTCCTGGAAATACCAGATTCTGAACAG AAAATCACTCAGGTTATCAACTGTAACATGCTATCAGTTCCTCAA aTGACCAGACTGGTTCTTCCCTGCATGATCGAAAG AGAAAGAGGGCTGATCATCAATATGTCCTCTGAGGTTGGCGTCCGTCCCCAGCCTTTGTTGTCTCTTTATTGTGCCACGAAG TGTCTACATGCCGAGTACAAGTCAAAGGGAATCACAGTGCAG TGCGTGGCTCCCTTCATGGTGTCCACCAACATGACGAAAAACAGGACTTCCAACTACCTCGTGCGGAGCGCCTCTGGGTTCGTCCGCGAGGCCCTGAACACCGTGGGTCGCTCCAGCTACACCAGCGGCTCTCTGTCCCATGCTCTCCAG AACATTGCTCTCACAGTACTCCTGCCGGACTGGTTTCGTATGTCAACGTTCTTAATAAGGAAGCTACGAAACAAAGCCGAAGCCGACCAATATGATAAAACAGTGTGCAGGGAAACGCTTGATGCAAAGGAGGATTAG
- the hsd20b2 gene encoding hydroxysteroid (20-beta) dehydrogenase 2 isoform X4, translating into MSFSDVLTVVGGFTLALYLLKLSWRCWCGFRQFVLSEFWRVDVRTYGQWAVVTGATSGIGKAYASELAARGLDVVLVSRSDDKLQMVAKEIEQQYGRKTRTIQVDFNNGQSIYPVIAEELQGLEIGILVNNVGMLYSDHFAYFLEIPDSEQMTRLVLPCMIERERGLIINMSSEVGVRPQPLLSLYCATKCLHAEYKSKGITVQCVAPFMVSTNMTKNRTSNYLVRSASGFVREALNTVGRSSYTSGSLSHALQNIALTVLLPDWFRMSTFLIRKLRNKAEADQYDKTVCRETLDAKED; encoded by the exons ATGTCGTTCTCTGACGTGCTGACCGTCGTCGGAGGATTTACTTTGGCCTTATACCTGCTGAAGCTGTCCTGGAGATGTTGGTGTGGATTCAGACAGTTTGTTCTGTCAGAGTTTTGGAGAGTGGATGTGAGGACTTATGGGCAGTGGGCAG TTGTCACCGGTGCCACGTCTGGCATTGGTAAAGCTTATGCCAGTGAG CTGGCAGCACGAGGACTGGATGTTGTTTTGGTCAGCAGATCTGACGATAAGCTTCAAATGGTTGCCAAAGAGATAG AGCAACAGTATGGACGAAAGACCCGCACCATCCAGGTGGACTTCAACAATGGCCAGAGTATCTACCCTGTTATAGCTGAGGAACTTCAGGGACTGGAGATTGGGATTCTTG TAAACAATGTAGGAATGCTGTATTCTGATCATTTTGCCTATTTCCTGGAAATACCAGATTCTGAACAG aTGACCAGACTGGTTCTTCCCTGCATGATCGAAAG AGAAAGAGGGCTGATCATCAATATGTCCTCTGAGGTTGGCGTCCGTCCCCAGCCTTTGTTGTCTCTTTATTGTGCCACGAAG TGTCTACATGCCGAGTACAAGTCAAAGGGAATCACAGTGCAG TGCGTGGCTCCCTTCATGGTGTCCACCAACATGACGAAAAACAGGACTTCCAACTACCTCGTGCGGAGCGCCTCTGGGTTCGTCCGCGAGGCCCTGAACACCGTGGGTCGCTCCAGCTACACCAGCGGCTCTCTGTCCCATGCTCTCCAG AACATTGCTCTCACAGTACTCCTGCCGGACTGGTTTCGTATGTCAACGTTCTTAATAAGGAAGCTACGAAACAAAGCCGAAGCCGACCAATATGATAAAACAGTGTGCAGGGAAACGCTTGATGCAAAGGAGGATTAG
- the hsd20b2 gene encoding hydroxysteroid (20-beta) dehydrogenase 2 isoform X1 has product MSFSDVLTVVGGFTLALYLLKLSWRCWCGFRQFVLSEFWRVDVRTYGQWAVVTGATSGIGKAYASELAARGLDVVLVSRSDDKLQMVAKEIEQQYGRKTRTIQVDFNNGQSIYPVIAEELQGLEIGILVNNVGMLYSDHFAYFLEIPDSEQKITQVINCNMLSVPQMTRLVLPCMIERERGLIINMSSEVGVRPQPLLSLYCATKIFVIYFSQCLHAEYKSKGITVQCVAPFMVSTNMTKNRTSNYLVRSASGFVREALNTVGRSSYTSGSLSHALQNIALTVLLPDWFRMSTFLIRKLRNKAEADQYDKTVCRETLDAKED; this is encoded by the exons ATGTCGTTCTCTGACGTGCTGACCGTCGTCGGAGGATTTACTTTGGCCTTATACCTGCTGAAGCTGTCCTGGAGATGTTGGTGTGGATTCAGACAGTTTGTTCTGTCAGAGTTTTGGAGAGTGGATGTGAGGACTTATGGGCAGTGGGCAG TTGTCACCGGTGCCACGTCTGGCATTGGTAAAGCTTATGCCAGTGAG CTGGCAGCACGAGGACTGGATGTTGTTTTGGTCAGCAGATCTGACGATAAGCTTCAAATGGTTGCCAAAGAGATAG AGCAACAGTATGGACGAAAGACCCGCACCATCCAGGTGGACTTCAACAATGGCCAGAGTATCTACCCTGTTATAGCTGAGGAACTTCAGGGACTGGAGATTGGGATTCTTG TAAACAATGTAGGAATGCTGTATTCTGATCATTTTGCCTATTTCCTGGAAATACCAGATTCTGAACAG AAAATCACTCAGGTTATCAACTGTAACATGCTATCAGTTCCTCAA aTGACCAGACTGGTTCTTCCCTGCATGATCGAAAG AGAAAGAGGGCTGATCATCAATATGTCCTCTGAGGTTGGCGTCCGTCCCCAGCCTTTGTTGTCTCTTTATTGTGCCACGAAG atttttgtaatatatttctCTCAGTGTCTACATGCCGAGTACAAGTCAAAGGGAATCACAGTGCAG TGCGTGGCTCCCTTCATGGTGTCCACCAACATGACGAAAAACAGGACTTCCAACTACCTCGTGCGGAGCGCCTCTGGGTTCGTCCGCGAGGCCCTGAACACCGTGGGTCGCTCCAGCTACACCAGCGGCTCTCTGTCCCATGCTCTCCAG AACATTGCTCTCACAGTACTCCTGCCGGACTGGTTTCGTATGTCAACGTTCTTAATAAGGAAGCTACGAAACAAAGCCGAAGCCGACCAATATGATAAAACAGTGTGCAGGGAAACGCTTGATGCAAAGGAGGATTAG